CCCTCTCAAGGGCCTGGGCCAGGCGAACGGCCTGAACCTTGGCGTTGAGGTAGGGGTTCTTTATTTCCTCGACCTCGATCTGGGGGTTCTCAAGGCCAAACTGCCTCTCAAGTACTCTGGTCAGATCCCTTATCTTCCTTCCGCCCCTGCCAATAACGTAACCGGGGTCGGCGGCGAATATTATGACCTTGGTTCCGAGGGGGGTCTTCTTGATGTCGATTCCACCATAGCCGGCTCTCCTGAGCTCCTTCTCAAGGTACTCGTCGATAAGCATCTCCTTAACTCCTTCCTTGATGAAGTACCTCTCAACGGCCAAAAGTTTCACCCCCTAATCTCCTCGACAACTATCTCTATGTGGGTCGTCTGCTCGTTAAACTGGGTGGCCCT
This is a stretch of genomic DNA from Thermococcus zilligii AN1. It encodes these proteins:
- a CDS encoding 30S ribosomal protein S3, which codes for MAVERYFIKEGVKEMLIDEYLEKELRRAGYGGIDIKKTPLGTKVIIFAADPGYVIGRGGRKIRDLTRVLERQFGLENPQIEVEEIKNPYLNAKVQAVRLAQALERGIHFRRAAYSAIGAIMRNGARGVEIRLSGKLTGERAKSVRFYQGYLAKVGNPAETLVSKGYAQAVLKLGVIGVKVSIMPPDAKLPDEIGIKEIVEEEVSTNEAQ